In the Sulfitobacter pacificus genome, one interval contains:
- a CDS encoding LysR family transcriptional regulator: MDRLTEMEAFATVVDQGGFTDAAKKMGISKSAVSKHVSSLEARLGARLLNRTTRRVSPTEIGLAYYDRARRVLNDAGEADALVTSMQSAPSGLLRISVATDFGVNHLSPALSEFLSDFPDITVNMVLNNRYVELISEGFDMAVRIGELEDSTLRARKLTETTKRMIASPKYFEQYGRPEKIDDLNDHKLLHYSNQSSGNVWKLTAPSGEKRQVRTAGWLSVNDGQSLLNAAISGLGIAYLPSFLYADAMEKGLVEDAIPDLPMETQGIYAVYPPGRFTQPKVRAFIDFLVHEFAEKGPSDW; the protein is encoded by the coding sequence ATGGACCGCCTGACAGAAATGGAAGCTTTCGCCACCGTCGTGGATCAAGGCGGCTTTACCGATGCAGCTAAGAAGATGGGGATTTCAAAATCCGCCGTTTCAAAACATGTCTCCTCGCTGGAGGCGCGATTGGGTGCGCGACTGCTTAACCGCACGACCCGCCGTGTATCGCCAACCGAAATTGGTCTGGCCTATTACGACCGCGCCCGCCGCGTGTTGAATGATGCAGGTGAAGCAGACGCATTGGTCACCTCGATGCAATCGGCACCTTCGGGGTTGCTGCGGATCTCCGTTGCGACGGACTTTGGCGTGAACCACCTTTCACCTGCCCTCTCGGAATTCCTCAGCGATTTCCCGGACATCACTGTGAACATGGTTCTCAACAACCGTTACGTTGAACTGATCAGCGAAGGTTTTGACATGGCCGTGCGCATTGGTGAGCTGGAAGACAGCACATTGCGGGCCCGCAAGCTGACCGAGACCACCAAACGCATGATTGCCTCGCCAAAGTATTTCGAACAATACGGCCGCCCTGAAAAGATAGACGATCTGAATGATCACAAGCTTTTGCATTATTCCAATCAGTCCAGCGGCAATGTCTGGAAACTGACTGCGCCCTCTGGCGAGAAACGTCAGGTCCGCACCGCCGGCTGGCTGTCGGTGAACGATGGCCAATCCCTGCTGAACGCCGCGATTTCCGGTCTTGGCATCGCTTATTTGCCCAGCTTCCTTTATGCGGACGCCATGGAAAAAGGTCTGGTCGAGGACGCCATTCCAGACCTGCCGATGGAAACCCAAGGCATCTATGCTGTTTATCCTCCGGGCCGTTTCACACAGCCCAAGGTGCGCGCCTTTATCGACTTTCTGGTTCACGAGTTCGCTGAAAAAGGCCCCAGCGACTGGTAA